TTATTTCCGGAACGCGGGTACTTTGCGGCATGGTCGCAGTCCAGCTCACCATGCTTGTTGCCGGTTGTCAGCAACCTGCCCAGCCCGAGGGGCCGACGGCCTCGCGTCTAGCCGACGATGAGGACCTCGAACAGCTCTGGCAAACGTCACTCGCCGTGCTTCAGAAGATGGATTTTCGGCCGGACCGGCAGGATCGGGCGATCGGCGTCATCACGACTTCCCCAACAACCTCGATGCAGTGGTACGAACCCTGGCGGCAGGATGTCGCGACAGGCTATGCGCTGCTTGAGGCTTCGATTCATTCCATTCAGCGGGTTGTCACGGTGCGTTTTGTGAAGGGTGACTCGTGGTCAATGCAGGTGCAGGTTGATGTGTTTCGCCTGAGCCGTCCTTCGGCACAGATCACGACTGCGTCGTCGGTTTTGCATGGTTTTTCGGGGGTGCTGCCGACAACGGAGGCCAATGTCGCAGACAGTCCGGTATCTGAGCATTGGGTCCATGTGGGGCGTGATGGGCCGTTGGAAGAGCGGATTCTCAATCGCATTCTGAACGAGGCCGGCGCCGCGTGGGTGCAGGATTCGGTCGAATAGCCATCGGCGCCCTTGTTTTCAATCCCGATTCGCTTCTCGGATCCGTGAAGCGCCGCAGGCGCATCCGATTTCATTGAATTTGATCCGCCGGGTAACTACGCTAATTCATATGGCAGCTCGCGAGAAAATCACGCTTTCGACGCTTCAGGCGCGCAAACGGCAGGGTCGCAAGATCACGATGCTGACTGCGTACGATTATCCCACGGCGCAGATTCTGGATCAGGAAGGCGTCGATTGCATTCTGGTGGGGGACTCGGCTGCCCAGGTCGTGCTCGGCTATGACTCCACGCTTCCGATCAAGCTCGATTTTATGATCACGATCGCGGCGGCCGTTCGGCGCGGCGCGCCGAATGCGCTGCTCATCGGTGACATGCCGTACCTTTCGTTCAATGTAAACGCGGAGGAATCGATTCGTAACGCCGGGCGATTCATGGCGGAAGCCGGCTGCGATTGCGTCAAGGTTGAGGGCGATGCCCGCATTGCCGATACGGTGCGGCTGATGTCAGCGGCAACGATTCCTGTGATGGTGCATCTCGGCTTACGGCCGCAGGCAGTGCATCAGTTCGGCGGATAT
This portion of the Phycisphaerae bacterium genome encodes:
- the panB gene encoding 3-methyl-2-oxobutanoate hydroxymethyltransferase; amino-acid sequence: MAAREKITLSTLQARKRQGRKITMLTAYDYPTAQILDQEGVDCILVGDSAAQVVLGYDSTLPIKLDFMITIAAAVRRGAPNALLIGDMPYLSFNVNAEESIRNAGRFMAEAGCDCVKVEGDARIADTVRLMSAATIPVMVHLGLRPQAVHQFGGYRAQGRDAQSAQRLIDDARVLEDAGACALLLEAVPPEPARIIAESTRLPVIGCGAGPYCDGHVVVFHDMVGLTNTPLPRFVRKYGEAREYLRNAVQGYVKDILSGDYPTGDHCYQMEAGDAEKIRPAT